The following coding sequences are from one Treponema parvum window:
- a CDS encoding C4-dicarboxylate TRAP transporter substrate-binding protein: MKKFLIGFILLVGLVGIVSAADAKSGNKKAAAKTVKISVGYENATTEPAAKAVEMWAKLVKERSNGSMELALFPNSALGKKTELIDQMITGEAMITVADGAFLAEYGVPDFGIFYAPFAFETWDEVWKVLGTSWYRDLCNTLAKKANIRVLTSNWIYGARDIISTKKVVVPADLAGLKMRVSPNKLSIDSFKSLGAAAIGMDMGEVYQALQSKTIDAVENPAAPLANRSFHEVAKYLCEDHHILAASMWICGERFFKTLSAEQQKILMTTADEAGLFNNELQSAATEDAKKKMIAAGVTITTPNAAEKKAWVDAAQKFLKTGGKSLGWSDGLYDSVRAAVK, translated from the coding sequence ATGAAAAAGTTTTTAATCGGATTCATCTTGTTGGTTGGGCTTGTCGGGATCGTATCTGCAGCAGATGCAAAATCCGGCAATAAAAAAGCAGCTGCAAAGACTGTAAAAATTTCCGTAGGATACGAAAACGCCACTACGGAACCTGCAGCGAAGGCCGTAGAAATGTGGGCAAAGCTGGTTAAAGAAAGAAGCAACGGATCTATGGAACTCGCATTGTTCCCAAATTCCGCTCTCGGAAAAAAGACGGAACTCATCGATCAGATGATCACGGGCGAAGCTATGATCACCGTTGCCGACGGAGCTTTTTTAGCGGAATACGGAGTTCCCGATTTCGGTATTTTTTATGCGCCGTTCGCATTTGAAACATGGGACGAAGTTTGGAAGGTTCTTGGAACTTCTTGGTATAGAGATCTTTGCAACACTTTGGCAAAAAAAGCCAACATACGCGTCTTAACTTCAAACTGGATCTACGGGGCGAGAGACATCATATCCACTAAAAAAGTCGTAGTGCCCGCAGACCTCGCAGGTTTAAAGATGCGCGTTTCTCCGAACAAACTTTCGATAGACAGCTTTAAGTCCCTTGGAGCCGCCGCAATCGGAATGGATATGGGCGAAGTGTATCAGGCTTTGCAGTCAAAGACTATTGACGCCGTAGAAAATCCCGCGGCACCTCTTGCCAACAGATCTTTCCACGAAGTTGCAAAATATCTTTGCGAAGATCATCATATTCTTGCCGCTTCAATGTGGATCTGCGGAGAAAGATTCTTTAAAACTCTTTCGGCGGAACAGCAGAAAATTCTTATGACAACGGCCGACGAAGCGGGGCTTTTCAACAACGAACTTCAATCCGCGGCGACGGAAGATGCAAAGAAAAAGATGATTGCCGCAGGCGTTACGATCACAACTCCCAACGCTGCAGAAAAAAAGGCATGGGTTGACGCCGCACAGAAATTCCTTAAAACGGGCGGGAAGTCTCTGGGTTGGTCCGACGGACTTTATGATTCCGTCCGCGCTGCAGTAAAATAA
- a CDS encoding TRAP transporter small permease yields the protein MSDKKQANAKSILRYVDIYISSAALIVLIAITFLGVIARYCIGSPFGWTEEMQAFLIVWVVFSAAGAAFRTGNHSAIDIVYVSVPKKAHKVLDVLIAVISILVLCYLAYTTVIYLNLFMATGRKTSVLQIPYIFIYSIVLLSCVLQIINFVMVNILGKWDESVDLIEENKLTGSEFSGTDDK from the coding sequence ATGTCTGATAAAAAGCAAGCAAATGCCAAATCAATTTTGAGGTACGTGGATATCTACATATCCTCAGCGGCTTTGATCGTTTTGATCGCGATTACTTTCTTGGGCGTCATAGCGCGATACTGTATTGGCTCGCCGTTCGGCTGGACTGAAGAAATGCAGGCTTTTTTAATAGTCTGGGTTGTCTTTTCAGCTGCCGGCGCGGCTTTCCGCACCGGAAATCATTCGGCGATAGATATAGTATATGTGTCCGTCCCAAAGAAAGCCCATAAGGTTTTGGATGTTTTAATTGCCGTAATTTCGATCTTGGTCTTATGCTATTTAGCCTATACAACGGTAATATACTTAAACTTGTTTATGGCAACCGGCCGAAAAACTTCGGTTTTACAGATTCCTTATATTTTTATTTATTCCATAGTTTTATTGTCCTGTGTTTTACAAATCATAAATTTCGTCATGGTAAATATTTTGGGAAAATGGGACGAATCTGTGGATCTTATTGAAGAAAATAAACTCACAGGCAGTGAATTTTCGGGAACCGACGATAAATAG
- a CDS encoding TRAP transporter large permease, whose translation MNLIAVCAIVLLVLLFMKVPVYIAVLGASAVYTIFNPSINPMIFAQKMISGTEGLSLLAIPFFVCAGIFMNYTGVTKRIMHFCEVMTSRMYGGLAQVNVLLSTLMGGLSGSSLADAAMECKMLVPSMVKSGFSLSFSAVVTGASGMIVPLIPPGVGLIIYGVINNISIGKLFVAGIVPGLTMTVTLMIFVRFYSKKRNYLPKRTTKISVKEKIDALRPAIWPLLLPIIIIGGVRLGIFTATESGAVAIAYALFLGICYKELKLKDFLQGCKEGVITTTSIMLIIGAATCFSWILTKEQIPQAVSAWMVSIIRNKYVFLILVNIFLVIVGMFIEGNASMIVLAPILAPVAAQYGIDPIHFGMVYIFNCTIGAFTPPMGTLIFVCCGVTGCSTKEFIKDSIPFYFLFFIDLILITFFPPLSTGLVNLIY comes from the coding sequence ATGAATCTGATCGCCGTATGCGCAATAGTGTTGCTAGTGCTTTTATTTATGAAAGTTCCCGTTTACATAGCAGTACTCGGAGCCTCCGCCGTTTATACAATTTTCAACCCTTCAATCAACCCGATGATCTTTGCGCAAAAAATGATAAGCGGTACGGAAGGTCTTTCCCTTCTGGCTATACCGTTTTTTGTTTGCGCCGGCATATTTATGAACTATACCGGCGTCACAAAGAGGATCATGCATTTTTGTGAAGTCATGACTTCCAGAATGTACGGAGGGCTCGCCCAAGTCAATGTTTTGCTTTCAACTCTTATGGGCGGCCTTTCCGGTTCGTCATTGGCGGACGCCGCCATGGAATGCAAAATGCTCGTTCCCTCTATGGTCAAATCAGGCTTTTCGCTGTCTTTTTCGGCGGTCGTTACCGGCGCTTCGGGAATGATAGTCCCTCTTATTCCTCCGGGAGTAGGCCTTATAATATACGGCGTCATAAATAATATTTCCATCGGAAAATTGTTTGTGGCCGGCATCGTTCCAGGTCTTACGATGACCGTCACTTTAATGATTTTCGTCAGGTTCTATTCGAAAAAAAGAAATTATCTTCCTAAACGAACTACGAAAATTTCCGTAAAAGAAAAAATCGATGCCCTGCGCCCCGCGATTTGGCCCCTCCTTTTACCTATCATAATCATTGGAGGCGTGCGGCTGGGTATTTTTACCGCAACGGAATCGGGAGCCGTCGCAATCGCTTATGCGCTGTTTTTGGGAATATGCTATAAAGAGCTTAAACTAAAAGACTTTTTACAGGGATGTAAAGAAGGCGTCATAACTACTACTTCCATAATGCTGATAATAGGAGCGGCAACTTGTTTTTCATGGATTCTTACAAAGGAACAGATTCCGCAGGCCGTTTCGGCATGGATGGTTTCCATAATCCGTAACAAGTACGTATTCCTTATCCTTGTAAATATATTCCTAGTTATTGTAGGAATGTTTATCGAAGGCAACGCTTCGATGATCGTTTTGGCTCCGATCTTAGCGCCTGTCGCGGCACAATATGGAATTGATCCGATCCATTTCGGAATGGTGTACATATTCAACTGTACTATAGGAGCTTTTACGCCTCCGATGGGAACTTTAATATTTGTTTGCTGCGGAGTTACGGGATGCTCCACAAAGGAATTTATAAAAGATTCCATACCGTTCTACTTTTTATTCTTCATCGATCTTATATTGATCACATTCTTCCCGCCGCTTTCGACAGGATTGGTCAATCTAATCTATTAG